A single window of Eucalyptus grandis isolate ANBG69807.140 chromosome 1, ASM1654582v1, whole genome shotgun sequence DNA harbors:
- the LOC104442890 gene encoding uncharacterized protein LOC104442890, translating into MCPLRFILVFFSAVLAGYFAWRTVRSSPEDEASTPEPAAEAKSRTDEDRDPGLRKVIENVFWIFVDMASGRYLWRNLKEMRNQPDKVKSS; encoded by the exons ATGTGTCCCCTGAGGTTCATCCTCGTGTTCTTCTCCGCCGTCCTGGCCGGCTACTTCGCGTGGCGGACCGTCCGGTCATCGCCGGAGGACGAGGCCTCGACGCCGGAGCCCGCGGCCGAGGCGAAGTCGAGGACGGACGAGGACAGGGATCCCGGTCTCAGGAAG GTGATTGAGAACGTGTTCTGGATATTCGTCGACATGGCCAGCGGGAGGTACCTGTGGAGGAACCTCAAGGAGATGAGGAATCAGCCGGATAAGGTCAAGAGCAGCTAG
- the LOC104442900 gene encoding adenylyl-sulfate kinase 3, which yields MSTLGNSTNIFWHECPVGKHERQRLLDQKGCVVWITGLSGSGKSTLACSISRELHTRGKLSYVLDGDNLRHGLNKNLGFKAEDRAENIRRVGEVAKLFADAGLVCIASLISPYRKDRDACRAMLPESFIEVFMNMPLELCEARDAKGLYKLARAGKIKGFTGIDDPYEPPLKCEIELSQKDGICPAPGAMAGKVVSYLEEKGFLES from the exons ATGTCTACTTTGGGGAATTCTACAAATATATTTTGGCATGAGTGCCCTGTGGGGAAGCATGAAAGGCAGAGGTTACTTGACCAAAAGGGATGTGTTGTATGGATTACGGGTCTTAGTGGATCAG GAAAAAGCACATTGGCATGCTCAATTAGTAGAGAATTGCATACCAGGGGAAAGCTTTCTTATGTCCTTGACGGAGACAACCTTCGCCATGGATTAAACAAGAATCTTGGATTTAAGGCCGAGGATCGAGCAGAGAATATACGAAGGGTTG GTGAAGTGGCAAAGCTCTTTGCTGATGCTGGATTAGTATGCATTGCCAGTTTGATATCCCCATATAGAAAAGACCGTGATGCTTGCCGTGCAATGCTGCCTGAAAGTTTTATTGAG GTATTCATGAACATGCCGCTTGAATTGTGTGAGGCCAGAGATGCAAAAGGCCTCTACAAGCTTGCACGTGCTGGAAAGATTAAAG GTTTTACAGGAATTGATGATCCATATGAACCACCGTTGAAATGTGAG ATAGAATTAAGTCAGAAAGACGGGATTTGCCCTGCACCAGGTGCAATGGCCGGAAAAGTAGTATCATATCTGGAGGAGAAAGGTTTCCTGGAAAGCTAA
- the LOC104442911 gene encoding protein TIC 40, chloroplastic gives MSPFAAMAANLQVSPHLYALPSSSHSSRAGSGGGGGRGSVPPPRNKQLLSRTLLCQRRPDEAARLRRYRTAPQAAESECFASISSSRSSKETTSVGVPPQPPVPPPPSSFGSPLFWIGVGVGVSALFSWVANYLKKYAMQQAFKAMMGQMNSQNNQFAGSPFSSASPSPFPMGSAPRPTPSPMATSQPSTVDISATKVEAVKAETAPVADVKDEIKKEEELKRYAFVDISPEETKEKSPFESFKDVTETTSSEATQFVGNAPQNGSASKSVDSSSEASESTGKGNPVLSVDALEKMMEDPTVQKMVFPHLPEEMRNPETFKWMLQNPQYRQQLEEMLNNMGGSSEWDGRMMDSLKNFDLSSPEVKQQFDQIGLTPEEVISKIMANPEVAMAFQNPRVQQAIMDCSQNPLSIAKYQNDKEVMDVFNKISELFPGVTGP, from the exons ATGAGCCCCTTCGCGGCCATGGCGGCTAATCTGCAGGTCTCCCCTCACCTCTACGCTCTCCCCAGCTCTTCCCATTCGAGCCGCgccggcagcggcggcggcggcggccggggCTCCGTGCCCCCGCCGAGGAACAAGCAACTCCTCTCGCGGACTCTCTTATGTCAGAGGAGGCCGGATGAGGCGGCGCGTCTCCGTCGCTATCGAACTG CGCCTCAAGCGGCGGAATCGGAATGTTTCGCGAGcatttcttcctcaagaagtagTAAGGAAACGACTTCGGTTGGTGTTCCTCCACAGCCGCCGGtgcctcctcctccatcttcttt CGGATCACCTCTCTTTTGGATTGGGGTTGGTGTTGGAGTCTCCGCACTATTTTCATGG GTGGCAAATTACCTAAAG AAATATGCTATGCAACAAGCTTTTAAGGCTATGATGGGTCAGATGAATTCTCAAAACAACCAGTTTGCCggttctcccttttcttctgcCTCTCCTTCTCCATTTCCGATGGGTTCAGCACCACGACCCACTCCCTCTCCAATGGCTACTTCTCAACCATCTACAGTTGATATATCTGCAACAAAAGTAGAAGCTGTGAAAGCAGAAACAGCTCCAGTTGCAGATGTCAAAGATGAGataaagaaggaggaagaactGAAGAGATATG CTTTTGTGGACATTTCTCCagaagaaacaaaggaaaagagtCCTTTTGAAAGCTTCAAGGATGTAACAGAAACAACTTCATCTGAAGCTACTCAGTTTGTTGGCAAT GCCCCTCAAAATGGATCTGCTTCTAAGTCAGTGGATAGTTCTTCTGAGGCATCCGAATCAACTG GAAAAGGAAACCCTGTTTTGTCTGTGGATGCACTAGAGAAAATGATGGAAGATCCAACTGTGCAGAAGATGGTTTTCCC GCATCTACCTGAGGAGATGAGGAACCCTGAAACCTTCAAAT GGATGCTACAAAATCCACAATATCGTCAACAGTTGGAAGAAATGCT AAATAATATGGGTGGAAGCAGTGAGTGGGATGGCAGAATGATGGACTCTttgaaaaattttgatcttaGTAGTCCCGAGGTTAAGCAGCAATTTG ATCAAATTGGCCTTACACCTGAAGAGGTCATTTCGAAGATAATGGCCAATCCTGAAGTTGCAATGGCTTTTCAAAACCCCAGAGTGCAGCAGGCAATCATGGAT TGTTCTCAAAACCCACTAAGCATTGCCAAATATCAAAACGACAAGGAG GTGATGGACGTTTTCAATAAAATATCAGAACTTTTCCCTGGTGTGACTGGTCCTTGA
- the LOC104442922 gene encoding uncharacterized protein LOC104442922: protein MEKEDKGQRSDFKASEPDFLLQWGNRKRLRCVRGKESGVSQKFSGGIRRKISSRVDRCFIAAVDKENSHLQAHRFTRNSDGTTHRSTLNENQKLASPEKEDRYYSTRGSAGVDDNGKVPVDVNGNIEDRGLIWPKLYIALSSKEKEEDFLAMKGCKPPQRPKKRAKIIQKTLLLVSPGAWLTEMSQERYEVREKKNSKKRPRGLKAMGNVESDSE from the exons ATGGAGAAGGAAGATAAGGGTCAGAGGAGCGATTTCAAAGCATCAGAGCCTGATTTCCTCCTGCAGTGGGGAAACAGGAAGCGACTCAGATGCGTCAGAGGCAAAGAGTCTGGAGTCTCCCAGAAATTCAGCGGCGGAATTCGCCGGAAAATATCGTCCCGGGTCGATCGCTGTTTCATCGCGGCTGTTGATAAGGAAAACTCGCATCTCCAAGCTCATCGCTTCACCAG GAATTCTGATGGGACCACACATCGGTCTACCTTGAATGAAAACCAGAAGTTGGCATCGCCAGAGAAGGAGGACCGGTACTATTCGACGAGAGGATCAGCTGGTGTGGATGATAATGGGAAGGTTCCGGTGGATGTGAATGGTAATATAGAAGATAGAGGGCTGATTTGGCCTAAGCTGTATATTGCTCTCTCgagcaaagagaaagaagaagactttCTTGCCATGAAAGGGTGTAAGCCCCCTCAAAGGCCTAAAAAGAGGGccaaaatcatccaaaaaacATTACTT TTGGTCAGTCCAGGGGCATGGTTGACTGAGATGTCGCAAGAAAGATATGAAGTGAGGGAGAAGAAGAATTCAAAGAAG AGACCAAGGGGCTTGAAGGCCATGGGCAATGTGGAAAGCGACTCCGAGTGA
- the LOC104442937 gene encoding uncharacterized protein LOC104442937 isoform X1: MEKMDLDEWELLPVDGYLDFNEGDKIFSRRHSPPPDQKSVFNMDYFRCPSPSSKAPSRVVPVVPIQFDPPPAPDERLMREIIKVPVEIKLPSLITEKVIKPPDDGTAMGLEEADQDMVSQVFFKKMTEPEFADMKMDSPRSGARGIFVPQLDAGAFQGESVLDSSCSPRKRHEVTARDVVGVTKKQQDSDCDAEEATWDENRGGLNIWKWGFTGIGALCSFGVAAATICIFVLGSQRAKESQQNQKLRFQIYTDDKRIKQVVHQATKLNEAISAARGVPLSRAHITYGGYYDGIGI; encoded by the exons ATGGAAAAAATGGATCTTGATGAGTGGGAGTTGCTTCCTGTCGATGGCTATCTTGATTTCAATGAGGGCGACAAGATCTTCTCGAGGAGGCACAGCCCCCCTCCTGATCAAAAGAGCGTCTTCAACATGGATTACTTCCGGTGCCCGTCCCCGAGTTCGAAGGCCCCGAGCCGGGTCGTCCCGGTGGTGCCGATCCAATTCGATCCGCCGCCGGCGCCGGATGAGAGGCTGATGAGGGAGATCATCAAGGTGCCTGTGGAGATCAAACTCCCGTCCCTGATCACCGAGAAGGTGATCAAGCCTCCCGATGATGGCACGGCCATGGGACTGGAGGAAGCTGACCAGGACATGGTCTCCCAAGTCTTCTTCAAGAAGATGACGGAACCCGAATTTGCCGACATGAAAATGGACTCACCGAGGTCCGGGGCTCGAGGAATTTTTGTGCCCCAGCTTGATGCAGGAGCCTTCCAAGGTGAGTCAGTTCTTGACAGTTCTTGCTCTCCAAGAAAGAGGCATGAGGTCACCGCCAGAGATGTCGTGGGCGTGACCAAGAAGCAACAGGACAGTGATTGCGATGCAGAGGAGGCCACTTGGGATGAGAATAGAGGTGGTCTGAACATATGGAAATGGGGCTTCACCGGGATTGGAGCTCTCTGTTCTTTCGGAGTCGCTGCTGCTACCATCTGCATCTTCGTTCTTGGAAGCCAGAGGGCTAAAGAGAGCCAGCAGAATCAGAAGCTTCGGTTTCAGATCTACACTGATGACAAG AGAATCAAGCAAGTGGTTCATCAGGCAACCAAGCTGAACGAAGCAATTTCAGCAGCAAGAGGGGTTCCTTTGTCCAGGGCTCACATTACTTATGGAGGTTACTATGATGGTATTGGCATTTGA
- the LOC104442937 gene encoding uncharacterized protein LOC104442937 isoform X2 yields MEKMDLDEWELLPVDGYLDFNEGDKIFSRRHSPPPDQKSVFNMDYFRCPSPSSKAPSRVVPVVPIQFDPPPAPDERLMREIIKVPVEIKLPSLITEKVIKPPDDGTAMGLEEADQDMVSQVFFKKMTEPEFADMKMDSPRSGARGIFVPQLDAGAFQGESVLDSSCSPRKRHEVTARDVVGVTKKQQDSDCDAEEATWDENRGGLNIWKWGFTGIGALCSFGVAAATICIFVLGSQRAKESQQNQKLRFQIYTDDKEPLELKPKA; encoded by the exons ATGGAAAAAATGGATCTTGATGAGTGGGAGTTGCTTCCTGTCGATGGCTATCTTGATTTCAATGAGGGCGACAAGATCTTCTCGAGGAGGCACAGCCCCCCTCCTGATCAAAAGAGCGTCTTCAACATGGATTACTTCCGGTGCCCGTCCCCGAGTTCGAAGGCCCCGAGCCGGGTCGTCCCGGTGGTGCCGATCCAATTCGATCCGCCGCCGGCGCCGGATGAGAGGCTGATGAGGGAGATCATCAAGGTGCCTGTGGAGATCAAACTCCCGTCCCTGATCACCGAGAAGGTGATCAAGCCTCCCGATGATGGCACGGCCATGGGACTGGAGGAAGCTGACCAGGACATGGTCTCCCAAGTCTTCTTCAAGAAGATGACGGAACCCGAATTTGCCGACATGAAAATGGACTCACCGAGGTCCGGGGCTCGAGGAATTTTTGTGCCCCAGCTTGATGCAGGAGCCTTCCAAGGTGAGTCAGTTCTTGACAGTTCTTGCTCTCCAAGAAAGAGGCATGAGGTCACCGCCAGAGATGTCGTGGGCGTGACCAAGAAGCAACAGGACAGTGATTGCGATGCAGAGGAGGCCACTTGGGATGAGAATAGAGGTGGTCTGAACATATGGAAATGGGGCTTCACCGGGATTGGAGCTCTCTGTTCTTTCGGAGTCGCTGCTGCTACCATCTGCATCTTCGTTCTTGGAAGCCAGAGGGCTAAAGAGAGCCAGCAGAATCAGAAGCTTCGGTTTCAGATCTACACTGATGACAAG GAACCTCTGGAGCTGAAACCAAAAGCCTAA